AAAATATTATGATAATGAAAAAGGAGCCTTGGTCACAAATAGCTATGTCACCTACAAAGATGACACCTACTATATTGATGAAAATGGCTACGCTCTAAAAGGCCCTCACGTTATTAATGGTGTCCATGTATATTTCAATGATAATTGGCAGCCAGGCAGTACGGGGGCTATGCTCAAAAATGCCTTTGGGAGAGACAACCGATACTATAATGAGAAAGGTGAACAGGTAGATTTCGGCACAAATAACTACTTCCAAATTGGAGAGGATTGGTACTATGCTGGAAGTGATGGAGCTATCGTCAAGGGTCCTCAGATCATAGATGGAAAGCAAGTCTATTTTGAAAAAGAGAGCGGTAAGCAGGTTCGAAACCATTTTGTAAAAGATGCTTCTAATCCTAAGAAGTTATATTACTATGGTGACGACAATGGTGCTTTAGTCACAAACCAATACCTTGTAGCCTACAATAAGCAAACTCAAAGAAAAGAGCGTTATTACCTTAACGCTGAAGGCACGCCTAGCTTAGGAGAACAAACTATCGAAGGCAAACAAGTCTACTTCGACCCTCAAGACGGTCGACAACTGTTTGATGTTTTTTCAAGTACTGGCCACTACTATGATCAAGATGGTATCCTAAAAGATTTTGGTACTAACCACTACGTCAATATAAAAGGAAATTGGTACTATGTTGGTAGCGACGGAGCTTTTGTCAAAGGTCGAAAAGTTATTAATGGCGCTCAAGTCTACTTCGACAAGGATGGTAAGCAAGTCAAAGGTGACTTTGATGACGATAATAATTTCCATGACATCAACGATGGAGACCTCGTCACTAATCGTTTGGTAACAGTAGGTGATAAGAGCTACTATATTGGAACCTACAACAAAGCTATCAAAGGTGCTACCGTTATTGATGGTATAGAGTACTATTTTGACGATACTACAGGCGTCCAAGTTAAGGGAGACTTTGCATCTAATGGCAAATATTATGATGCTAGAAGCGGAGCGCCCGTAACTAACAGCTATGTCCAAGTCGGTCAAGATTGGTATTATGTTGATAAAGAAGGAAAAGCCGTAACAGGTGAACATACTATCAACGGTGACCATGTTTACTTCGAAGATTATCGTGGTAAACAGGTTAAGGGTAACTTTGCTGAGAATGGCCGTTATTACGACCAACATACCGGTGCCTTAACAGATTTGGGTACAAATCGTTATGTTCAAGTGAATGATGACTGGTACTATATTGGATCAACAGGAACCATTCTCAAAGGGCAACAAACTATTGATGGTGTTGAGGTCTATTTTGATACAACCACTGGAAAACAAGCCAAGGGAGTTTTCATCAACGAATACGGTAGTGCAGAAAATCCAAATTATGGGCTAAGCACTGTTAAATTCTATGACAAAGATAATGGTGCCCTCCTTAAACAGCAATACTTTAATTTTAATGATAATTGGTACTATGCTGATGCTGATGGAACCATTCTCAAAGGGGCGCACACTATTGATGGTGTCGATGTCTACTTTGATAAGTCAAACGGTAAGCAAGTCAAAGGGAAGTTTGTTACTGAGTCAGGAGATGTAAGTGATAGTGGGATTCACTACTATGACAAAGATAATGGCGCCCTCATCAAAGGGGGTTACTTCACTGACGGTGGCCATTGGTATTATGCTGACGATCAAGGCAATCTTCTTTCAGGTGAACACACCATCAATAGGATTAAGGTTTACTTTAATCCAAAAACTCACCGACAAGCCAGAAATACAATTGTCAATGGCTACTATTATGACAAAGAGACCGGTGCACCACATGCAGTCCCTCGAAATCAGTTTATAGACCTTGATGATGATTTGTACTATTTTGATAGCGAGGGCAAGCCTCTAACTGGTAAACAAATCATAGATGGGAAGGAATATTATTTCAGAGAAAATGGTTCAGCTCGAAGAGGGGACTTTAATTTCTTTGGTACAGGGCCATATTATGACAAGAAAACAGGGGCTGCAGTCTATAAAGCTGGTCTCGTCGAAGTTGGTAACGGACAATGGTGTTACATTAACGACAAGAGCGAAAAGCTTCTCTATCTCCAAAATATTGATGGCAAACTCTACTATTTTGAAAATTTTAGAGCCATCTATTACACTTCAGGGTATCTCGCTAAAGACAGAGTACTTAGTCCTGAGGCTGAAGACTATGATCGAAACTGGACAGCAAATACTACTGAAGTTGTTAAGTCAGAACCTTACGCTTATTATTACTTTGATGCCGACACAGGAGCTGCTGTAACCAATCAATTCATCAATTGGCGGGGGAATACCTACTACTTTGGTGCTGACGGCAAAGCACTCGTCTTTGATCAAATCATAGATGGCAAACACTACTACTTTGATGAACAAGGTAAACAAGTCAAAGGGCAATTTATTTTAGATTACAATGGCAATCTCTATTTTGATGATAATACTGGGGAACTCCTAACTAATACCATTCGAACAATTAATGGTAAGACTTATTCCTTTGATAAAAATGGTAAATCTACAGAGATTTAATTCTCCGTTTAAGATATGGAATTCCAGATAATCATTTCGCATTGACTAAGTATCAACCCTTTCAATGGTTATTGAAAGGGTTTTTGTTGCTTCTATTTTTTCCTATACACCCTTAAACTCTGACACTAGCTCTGAAAAATCCTTATTTGAAATAAAATGATGTCAATATTTTAGCATTTTGGGTATTTCTGTTAGTTTCTATTGTTTATTCTTAAAAAAGGATTATAATGAAGCTAGGTGAACATGTAAGCGTTTTAATCTTACTTTAAAGGACACTTGGGGATTATCTAAAAGATTGACATTAGTTGCCTAATGCCTAAATAAGAATCATAGTAGGATGACCATTCCTGAGTCACTTTGAACCATCAAACTAGGGCTCATTTCTAAAAATACAGCATCATTTCAAACTAGAGCTCTAGAGGGACGCCTCATACTAGTAAGCTCTAGTTTTTTGTGTCTTAGAAACCCAAAATAAACGAGATCTTCCGTGCTTAGAAAGGAGGAAAATTCCGAACGACTCTCGTTTTTCTAGAATCATTTCGTTAGGACTCATGTTTGCCTTGAACAGTCTCACAATACCGAAATTGAGGAGACATGGAGAAATAAGGATTGTCATTAAGAAAATTGACCCACAGCCTTAGGGACTCTACCCAATGCTCACTATTCATAAAATCTCATGACAGCCCTTATTTTGTGATATGTAAAAAGTTTAAAATGAAAGGAGAATTATCATGGAAAAGAAAGTACATTTTAAACTTCACAAAGTTAAAAAACATTGGGTAACTATTGCAGTGACAGGACTCACTTTAGGATTGAGTTTTGCAGGCCTTAACTACGCTTCAGCTGAAGAACAGCCTACCCCTGTTAATGAAGCGACTGTTGAAGCCATCATCAAAGAAGGTGCTATCGACGTCGAGGCTCCAGCAAGTAATGAAGCCACAGCTAAACCTGAAGAAAACACAACTACTACCGCTTCGAGTGAAGCTGCCACAGCATCAGAAGCGCCAGTGGCCAGCTCTGAAGTTGCTTCAACAGAAATTGTTTCTGAAAAACCAAGCTCTGAAGTCACAAGCACAGCTAGTTCGGAAGCAGCCAGCCCGGAAACTGTGCATTCTGAGGTAGGTGCTAGCCCTGAAGTAGTCGAAAAAACAGTGGTTACAGGCGGTCAATACACTAGCGATGACCAAGGTAACTGGTACTATGTTAAGGATGGCAAGGTGCTTACTGGTCTACAAACTATTGACTATGTAGACGTTTACTTTGATGCTGATGGTAAACAAGTCAAAGACGACACCCGTCAGATTGATGGTAGTACCTATCATTTTGCTAAGGATAGTGGTCAAATCACGCGCAATGCCTTTGCCTCTGACAAAATGGGTAATTGGTACTACTTTGGTCAAGATGGTAAAGCACTTACTGGTAAACAAATTGTTGACAACTTCACACTCTACTTCTACCCTAATGGGGTTCAAGCCAAGGATGCCTTTGTCATTCTTGATGGCAATACCTATTATTTCCAAAAAGACAGTGGTCAACTGGTTTGCAATCGTTATTGGTCTGATGACGAAGGCAACTGGTACTACAGCGATAAAGATGGTCGCCTCTTAATCGGTGCTCAAACTGTTGATTTTGTAAATGTCTACTTCTATGATGATGGTGTCCAAGTTAAAGGTGACTTTGCGCCAAACGGCCATTATTATGATAAAGATAGTGGAGCCCTCGTTACCAACCGTTATGTCGAAAAAGATGGCAAGTGGTACTATGTCAATGATAAGGGCGATAAATTAATTGGTGCTCAAACTATAGACGGTGTAGAGGTCTATTTTGATAAAGACGGTGTCCAAGCCAAAGGTATTTTTGCCAATGCTGATCATTTTTATGACAAAGACACTGGTGCTGCTGTCCGAGACCAAATCGTCGAAGTCGATGGCAAACGCTATTATGTTGGCCCAGAGGGTAGAAAAGTTTACTCAGGAACACATATTGTTCATGGTGAAGAAGTGAATCTTATCGTTGGAGATGGTCATCAGGCCTTCGGAGAATTCACAGGCCACGGAGATAGTGGAGACTATATCGGATTTGATGGTAAAAAGGTCACAAAAGCTGGTTTCGTCAGAACCAAAGATAATCACTGGTACTATCTAGACGGTAAGGGAGGCAAATTAGTCTCAGTTCAAGTTATCGATGGCGAACTCTACTATTTTGGACTCCCTACTCGTAAATACTACTACGGAATGCAAAGTAGAGGTGAGCTCATCTATGCGCATTACAGTGATACTATCCCTGACAGTAGTCACATCTACTATCTGGATGAAGCAACAGGCGCTGCTCTTAAAAATCAGTACCATGAATGGGAAGGTAGTTGGTATTACTTTGGTCCAAACTGGTACGCCTTGACTGGTGAGCAAACCATTGACAACGTCCCAGTCTACTTCCATAGCAACGGTAAACAAGCCAAAGGTGAACTAGTCACCGTTGATGGTAAAATCCACTACTACGATGCTAACTCAGGTGCCCGTTTGTCAAATATTGACATTACTATTAAAGGGCAAACCTATCACTTTGATGCGGATGGAAACGGAACACCAATTAGTTAATGAAGTTATAAATACTCCTTCTTAAAATGACAGATTTAAAATGAAAGGAGAATTATCATGGAAAAGAAAGTACATTTTAAACTTCACAAAGTTAAAAAACATTGGGTAACTATTGCAGTGACGGGACTTGCTTTGGGATTGAGTTTTGCAGGTCTCAACTATGCTTCAGCTGAAGAACAACCTACCCCCGTTAATGAAGCAACCGTTGAAGCCATCATCAAAGAAGGTGCTGTTGACGTTGAAGCTCCTGCAACTAGTGAAGCCACAGCTAAACCTGCAGAAAACACAGCTACTACCGCTTTGAGTGAAGCTACCGCAGTGTCAGAAACACCAACAGCTAGCTCTGAAATGGCTTCGACAGAAACTATTTCTGAAAAACCAAGCTCTGAAGTCACAAGCACAGCTAGTTCGGAAGGAGCTAGTTCTGAAACTGCACATTCCGAGGTAAGTGCAACGACTAGTGAGAGTGTTACAGCTGAGAATGTGTCATCTGTTGGTGATATCCCAAACGAAAATACCACGAGAGGAACTGACCGTTCTGCCTTTACTGAAAAAAGAAATGGATTTGTCACCGAACAAGAAGAACGCATCGAAACAGTTAACTATGTAGGTAGTCTTATTACCTTAAGACATCCTTATTACGTTACTTATTACTACGATAATAACGGTAATAAGCTTATGGGATGGCAAGATATTAATGGAGAACGCTATTATTTCAAAAAAGAGCGAGAACATCCTGGTTTCGAAACCATTGATGGAAAACTCTATTACTTTACAGATAGTGCACGTATGCTCCATGATGAATTTGTTGAAGAAAATGGTCAAACTTACTATCTAGGTAGCGATGGGGTGCGAGTTTCTGGCTTACAAGATATCAAAGGACAAACCTATTACTTTAATCCCGATAGAAACGACCAACTTAGCTACGGCTTGAACGTGGTTGGTGACAAACTCTATCTTTTTGGAGATGCTGGCAAAGAAAATCCGGGGCAATTAATTAAAGACACTCATCTCAAGAATGGTGACTTCCAACTAAATATTGATGCTAGTGGCGTCGTAACATTAGCTAATAACCATCCAGCTTTTCTACAAGATAATTCTGGGCATTGGTATTATATGAATACAGATGGAAAGCTAGTTACTGGACCACAAACTATTGACGGCTTAACCTATTACTTTGACTCAGATGGTAGACAGGTCAAGGGTGAACGCCGTAAGGTCAATGGCAAATCATATTTCTACGACCCAGATAACGGCGCCCTTGTGACGAACCGTCTCGTCACATTCAAAGCTGGACGATTCATTCCTGAAGAAAACTATGCTAAAGAAATAAGATTTAACTCTGCTCCTTATGCAAATTATGACAACAACGAACATCCTGAACTCGAACGGTATTATTTTGGTGCCGATGGCCTACCAGTCACAGGATGGCAAACCATCAATGGTAATAAGTACTATTTCCAAGATGATGGAAATATGGTCGTACACAGATTTTTCAACAACTATTACTTCTACAGTGATGGTACCATTGCTAGAAATATACGATTGAATGTTCCTACGCACTATATTATGAGAGAATTTCCAAATATCTATGAATTTGATAATGATGGGGTTGGTAAATTCATTTCTAGTGATTTTAAGGACCTTCGACCTAAGAGCGCTTATTTTGTCCAAGATAATGATGGGTATTGGCATTACTACGACGAAATTGGATGGCCAGTGAAAGGTTCAACAACTGTTGATGGCTATGACATGTATTTCCATTTAGGAACTGGTCGCCAAGCAAAAGGAGAGTTAGTTGATATCAAAGGCAAGGTTTACTATTTTGATAAAGATAACGGTCGAAAAGTCAAAGATACAACTTTTGATTTTGATGGTAAGACCTATGTGGCAGACCAAACTGGTGTCCTCAGCATTAAAAGTCAATCAACTGAACGAAACCGCTATATTAGTGATTCCGAAGGAAACTGGTACTATGTCAATGACAAGGGTTACCTCCTCCTTGGTGCTCAAACCATTGATAACGTCAACGTTTATTTCGGAACCAATGGTGTCCAATACAAAGGCCATTTTGCTCCTGATAATCACTATTACGATAAAGATAACGGTGCTTTAGTAACAGATAGATTAGTTGAGGATGGCGGCAAAGAGTTTTATGTTGATGAAAAAGGAAATAAGTTTGACGGTACTAAATACTTGGACGGAATTCAGTACTACTTTAGCTACGGTGAAAAAGTGAAAGGTGAGTTTAAATATTCAAACGGTGGTAATCATTATTATGACAAAGAGACTGGTGCCCTTGTAACTGGAAAATACTTTGAACATAAGAATAACTGGTATTATGCAAATAGTAAGGGAAATATTCTGACTGGTAGAAGAGTCATCGATGGCAAGCATGTCTACTTCTACGATGATGATTATGGACAATATAAGGGCATACAAGCTAAAGATAAACTCATCATTTTAGGTGGTAAGACTTACTATTATCTTCCTGGCTCTGGTAATCGTGCTGATAATGTAACCTTGACAATCAATCACGTCACTTATTACTTTGATAATGACGGGGTTGGCCATATCCTTCGATAGTCATTTACAAGTGACTATGGATTTCAATTACTCAACACAAAAGGAAGTCGACCAACTGTCAACTTCCTTTTTCATATAATCAATCACTGTCATTCAAACAGAACCCAATTATGACATTTTTTAACATTTACGATTATCTTGTAAAAAAACTTGTTTGTAATTAAAAAAGTATTATAATAAAGGTAGGTGAGCATGTAAGCGTTTTACTAAAACGTTGAAAGTGTACTACAGAGGGATTAGGATTAGGAACTTGGCTTTAGACTTCTAACGTCAAAATAATTTTTTATGCATGAAAACTGGTCCTTAGGCACTTTGGCATGATAATCTAAGGCTCTTTTCATACACACATCAGTCTATAATATAAAACTAGAGCTTTAGAGAGAATGCTTCAAACTAAGAGCTCTAGTTTTTTGTATTTGAAGACATATGCCATAGGTTGGATTCAATAATTAAACGAAAGGAGAGAAATAAAAGTATTAGGATAAATAAGTAAAATCACTTGTTTCTAGATAGAAATTACACAGCATAAGCATATTCTCCTTGCCACACATTTGACGTGCTCGCCTATAAAATCGTCTTATGGCCATGCCCTGAGAGATTTAGATATGGGGCTCAGTCGTTTTAATAGATTTGCTCACTTTTAACATTCTTCTAACGGCCCAGCTCTTTTATGTTACACACCTAAACATCGGTGTTCATTTTTGAAGGGAGTCTATTATGAATACTGAAATGAATTATCATTGGCAAATATCCAAGAAACACCTTGTAGCACTTTCCTGCGCAACTGCTCTAGCTACTTTTACTTTAGTCGCACGCCCTACATTTGCGGATGAAGTAAAAATACCTGAAGCTACAGGTCAACCAACTGAGATTCTTGCACCTGCACAAGAAACTGCAGTAACTAATGTTGAGGTCAAAGCATCTACTACAAATCCTATCCCAACTAATACTGAGCTGCCTTCTAGTACAAGTACGGTTCTTAGTGAAGCTCCTAGCAGTGAAGTCGCATCATCTGAATTAGCAAGCGAATCACCAGTAGAAATTACTTCTGAACAAGGTAATAGCAATCAAGATAATGAGGCCAATAAAACTATACCTATCAAAACCGCAACTTCAGAAGCCTCTGCCACAAAGACTTCGTCAGAAAAAGTCAATGAACCTATTACTGTCGAAGAAACAAAAACACCTACAAAAAACAGTGAACAACCTGTCCCAATCGAAGACAATGAAAAGCCAGTCTCACCTTCTGTAACACTTGAAAATGCACCTCATATTTCTGGTGGACATTATTATAGTGATGATAATGGTAACTGGTATTACAAGGATGCAAATGGCAAAAATCTTGTTGGGCTGAACTATGTGGATAATGTTCCTGTTTACTTTAGCCAAGATGGTATTCAAATCAAAGGTGGTTTTGCAGAGGATGGCCGATACTATGACAAAGATTCTGGTGCGCTTGTAACCAAGGCCTTTAAAGAACTCTTAACTTATATTGGTCGTGATGATATCAACGGTCAAAACATTTATACTACTGATTGGTACTACCTCGATGCCGATGGAAGACCTCTTAAAGGTCCTCAAAATCTTGGTGGAACAAACATGTACTTCTTCCCTAACGGAGCACAAGTTAAGGGACGTTTCGCACCTGACGGACATTACTATGATAAGGACTCTGGTGCGCTTGTAACTAACAGCTCTGTCCATGTCTACAACTGGAATTTACAAAATCAAGACGGAAATCGTGTGAATCACTTTGTCATCACTATTCCAAATAATTCAGTCGTTGGACCTAACGGTGAAAACCAATTTTTGGATATGAGTCATTACCCACTTTCTAGCAATGATTTGAATCGCGAAGATTTCTACTATTACGTAGATGACAAGGGGGATAAACTGACAGGACCTCAAACCCTAAACGGCGTCCATGTCTATTTCGACCAAAATGGTAGACAACTTAGAGGTGAGTTTGAATTTGACGAAGATGGTACTGTTCATTACTATGATGCGAAAAAAGGTGCCCGCGCTGAAAATACCATTGTTAGAACAAATACTGGTGCTTTCAAATTCGATGCAAATGGTAATGGACATTTGATGGGACCTGGCGAAGAAATGGATACACCTGTTACTCCTACAGTCTCCCTAGACAAGGCACCACGAGTTTTTGGTGGTCACTATTATAGTGATAACGAAGGCAACTGGTACTACAAGGATACAAACGGTAAAAACCTCATCGGTCTCAACTTCGTTGACAACATTCCAGTCTACTTTGACAAGGATGGCAAACAAGTCAAAGGACGTTTTGCAGAGGATGGTCGCTATTACGATAAAAACTCTGGTGCACTTGTAACAAAACGCTATCTTGAAACTGAAGATGGCAACTGGGTTTACGTCAATGATAAAGGTGATAAACTCAAGGGAGAACAAACTATCGATGGTGTTAAAGTCTACTTTGATGATTTCACTGGTACACAAGTCAAGGGACATTTTGCACCAAATGGTAAATACTATGACAAAGATTCTGGTGCTCTCGTAACCAATGCTTTTAAAGAAATCTTGACTTATATTGGTCGTGATGATATCAACAATCAAAATGTTTATACTACTGCCTGGTACTATGTCGATGCTGATGGTAAGCCATTAACAGGACCTCAAACCTTTGGAAATAGTCGCTTTTACTTCCTTCCTAATGGGGCACAAGTCAAGGGACGCTTCGCCCCTGATGGACACTATTATGATAAAGACTCTGGTGCTCTCGTAACTGATAGCTTTGTTCATGTCTACAACTGGAATTACCGAAATCTCGATGGTGATCGCATCTTCCACTTCACTATTACCATTCCTGGAAATGATATCGTAGATCAGGATGGACAGTACCCAAGAGAAAGCAAAGATTTAGATCGTGAAGATTTCTACTACTATGTTGATGCTAAAGGGGATAAACTGACAGGACCTCAAACCTTAAACGGCATCCATGTTTACTTCGACCAAAATGGTAGACAACTTAGAGGTGAATTCAAATTTGACGATGACGGCACTGTCCACTATTACGACGCTAAGAATGGAGCATGCGCTGAAAATACCATTGTTAGAACAAACACTGGTGCCTTCAAGTTCGATGCTGATGGTAATGGACATTTGATGGGACCTGGTGAAGTATAAGAATATAATTCAAATAACAACTATTGATATCGCATAATTACTTTGATTTAGTAATCGTTAAAAAGGAAGTCGACCAACTGTCAACTTCCTTTTTTATCTCCACAGATAATTATTTTCACCCACTTTAAGAAAACTTTAGGCTTTGCTTTATATACTATAACCATCCTAAAACTTTTCTTTTTCATAATCTCCTAAATCCAGGGCTCGGGTCCTGGATTTTTTTGCGTGAACGAGAAGTAAATGAATTTATGAAATTTGAATCAAAGCTTTTCTTCTTTTGCCTGATTAATCATATC
Above is a window of Streptococcus salivarius DNA encoding:
- a CDS encoding KxYKxGKxW signal peptide domain-containing protein, which produces MEKKVHFKLHKVKKHWVTIAVTGLTLGLSFAGLNYASAEEQPTPVNEATVEAIIKEGAIDVEAPASNEATAKPEENTTTTASSEAATASEAPVASSEVASTEIVSEKPSSEVTSTASSEAASPETVHSEVGASPEVVEKTVVTGGQYTSDDQGNWYYVKDGKVLTGLQTIDYVDVYFDADGKQVKDDTRQIDGSTYHFAKDSGQITRNAFASDKMGNWYYFGQDGKALTGKQIVDNFTLYFYPNGVQAKDAFVILDGNTYYFQKDSGQLVCNRYWSDDEGNWYYSDKDGRLLIGAQTVDFVNVYFYDDGVQVKGDFAPNGHYYDKDSGALVTNRYVEKDGKWYYVNDKGDKLIGAQTIDGVEVYFDKDGVQAKGIFANADHFYDKDTGAAVRDQIVEVDGKRYYVGPEGRKVYSGTHIVHGEEVNLIVGDGHQAFGEFTGHGDSGDYIGFDGKKVTKAGFVRTKDNHWYYLDGKGGKLVSVQVIDGELYYFGLPTRKYYYGMQSRGELIYAHYSDTIPDSSHIYYLDEATGAALKNQYHEWEGSWYYFGPNWYALTGEQTIDNVPVYFHSNGKQAKGELVTVDGKIHYYDANSGARLSNIDITIKGQTYHFDADGNGTPIS
- a CDS encoding KxYKxGKxW signal peptide domain-containing protein, translated to MEKKVHFKLHKVKKHWVTIAVTGLALGLSFAGLNYASAEEQPTPVNEATVEAIIKEGAVDVEAPATSEATAKPAENTATTALSEATAVSETPTASSEMASTETISEKPSSEVTSTASSEGASSETAHSEVSATTSESVTAENVSSVGDIPNENTTRGTDRSAFTEKRNGFVTEQEERIETVNYVGSLITLRHPYYVTYYYDNNGNKLMGWQDINGERYYFKKEREHPGFETIDGKLYYFTDSARMLHDEFVEENGQTYYLGSDGVRVSGLQDIKGQTYYFNPDRNDQLSYGLNVVGDKLYLFGDAGKENPGQLIKDTHLKNGDFQLNIDASGVVTLANNHPAFLQDNSGHWYYMNTDGKLVTGPQTIDGLTYYFDSDGRQVKGERRKVNGKSYFYDPDNGALVTNRLVTFKAGRFIPEENYAKEIRFNSAPYANYDNNEHPELERYYFGADGLPVTGWQTINGNKYYFQDDGNMVVHRFFNNYYFYSDGTIARNIRLNVPTHYIMREFPNIYEFDNDGVGKFISSDFKDLRPKSAYFVQDNDGYWHYYDEIGWPVKGSTTVDGYDMYFHLGTGRQAKGELVDIKGKVYYFDKDNGRKVKDTTFDFDGKTYVADQTGVLSIKSQSTERNRYISDSEGNWYYVNDKGYLLLGAQTIDNVNVYFGTNGVQYKGHFAPDNHYYDKDNGALVTDRLVEDGGKEFYVDEKGNKFDGTKYLDGIQYYFSYGEKVKGEFKYSNGGNHYYDKETGALVTGKYFEHKNNWYYANSKGNILTGRRVIDGKHVYFYDDDYGQYKGIQAKDKLIILGGKTYYYLPGSGNRADNVTLTINHVTYYFDNDGVGHILR
- a CDS encoding glucosyl transferase, encoding MNTEMNYHWQISKKHLVALSCATALATFTLVARPTFADEVKIPEATGQPTEILAPAQETAVTNVEVKASTTNPIPTNTELPSSTSTVLSEAPSSEVASSELASESPVEITSEQGNSNQDNEANKTIPIKTATSEASATKTSSEKVNEPITVEETKTPTKNSEQPVPIEDNEKPVSPSVTLENAPHISGGHYYSDDNGNWYYKDANGKNLVGLNYVDNVPVYFSQDGIQIKGGFAEDGRYYDKDSGALVTKAFKELLTYIGRDDINGQNIYTTDWYYLDADGRPLKGPQNLGGTNMYFFPNGAQVKGRFAPDGHYYDKDSGALVTNSSVHVYNWNLQNQDGNRVNHFVITIPNNSVVGPNGENQFLDMSHYPLSSNDLNREDFYYYVDDKGDKLTGPQTLNGVHVYFDQNGRQLRGEFEFDEDGTVHYYDAKKGARAENTIVRTNTGAFKFDANGNGHLMGPGEEMDTPVTPTVSLDKAPRVFGGHYYSDNEGNWYYKDTNGKNLIGLNFVDNIPVYFDKDGKQVKGRFAEDGRYYDKNSGALVTKRYLETEDGNWVYVNDKGDKLKGEQTIDGVKVYFDDFTGTQVKGHFAPNGKYYDKDSGALVTNAFKEILTYIGRDDINNQNVYTTAWYYVDADGKPLTGPQTFGNSRFYFLPNGAQVKGRFAPDGHYYDKDSGALVTDSFVHVYNWNYRNLDGDRIFHFTITIPGNDIVDQDGQYPRESKDLDREDFYYYVDAKGDKLTGPQTLNGIHVYFDQNGRQLRGEFKFDDDGTVHYYDAKNGACAENTIVRTNTGAFKFDADGNGHLMGPGEV